A DNA window from Parabacteroides johnsonii DSM 18315 contains the following coding sequences:
- a CDS encoding glycoside hydrolase family 2 TIM barrel-domain containing protein, with the protein MKSKISTGVLFAMLLLMAMLPRTGHSQEIDPNAYYEIVSSNNLVLDNQDSEDDGTQIFINNRVENRMSQVWQLTTPGYGVYKICTPLSDKCVDNNNTKEPGPVIQWDNGATNMNQFWKLTKIGENTYTFTNIANGLNLGISDDGQPGKAALQLTADSTSARQHWTLRRSNLKIDKEALRGSSDKDWENETIFAVNKEPGHTTYVPFPSVESLKSSPDYRKAWLRPNSPRYQLLNGNWKFNWVKQPSERPVNFYKPNYDVSGWKEIPVPSNWEMYGYGTPIYTNITYPHRNNPPFIQGKKGYTIMDEPNPVGSYRRDFNIPDDWKGSEIFIHFDGVYSAMYLWVNGKKVGYSQGANNDAEFNITRYVKPGKNILAVEVYRWSDGSYLEDQDMFRLSGIHRDVYLFATPKLRLRDYYLTASFAGDDLSKATFNVRTNVTNYGKAVDEAVVDITLLDQDGKQVAFISDVVEDIRKGQEAVSTASVEVKNPHLWSAETPYLYTTILELKDKTGKTLEAMSSQFGFRKIEIKNKRVYINNEQVFFKGANRHDIHPQHGKAVPVESMIEDILLFKRYNLNTIRTSHYPNDAKMYALYDYYGLYVMDEADIECHGNHSISNKESWLPAYVDRMVRMIERDKNHPSVIFWSMGNESGDGKNFDTVYEEARKLDPRPIHYEGKNRIADMDSRMYPSIESMKQQDEEKSEKPFFLCEYAHAMGNAIGNLDEYWDYIENHSHRMIGGCIWDWVDQGINKYSELPDRYYFGGGFGDKPNDFDFCCNGIVTPDRQVTPKLIEVKKVYQYIKFKPVDLKAGKVKLENRYDFLNLDQFDLQWQLLKDGQVVESGILPLGDTAPNKDIEVTIPYKTALNTGSEYFLNLSTRLKKDCNWTNAGHEVASEQYPLTEKIAVVPVDMAFNDTLKVEEEKGQIGFRAPGFFIAFNPETGKMVSLRYAGTDMIYNKEGFDFNWFRAIDNDKRDYLPTTVKKQAFDWKQAADKKSVTITTSLEATVGSGAKKVVLPFDITYTVYANGTVDVDATFKAGDDFNLPRLGLQIALNPTLEKVEWYGRGPIENYWDRKNAAYVGLYKNTVTGMEEAYVRAQSMGNRDDVRWLTLKSLDNQGIRITSKDHLNFSALHFTDSELWGLTYGHDLDNIRRAEVILSLDCIQRGIGNGSCGPGPRPHYEIEKNKDYSYSFRIENAK; encoded by the coding sequence ATGAAAAGCAAGATTTCTACTGGGGTGCTCTTCGCCATGCTTCTGCTTATGGCTATGCTTCCCCGAACAGGACATTCACAAGAAATCGATCCCAACGCCTATTACGAGATCGTAAGCAGTAACAATCTGGTTCTCGACAATCAAGACAGCGAAGACGACGGGACCCAAATATTCATCAACAACCGTGTGGAGAACCGGATGTCGCAGGTATGGCAACTGACGACTCCCGGCTACGGGGTCTACAAGATCTGCACGCCCCTCTCCGACAAATGCGTGGACAACAACAATACGAAAGAACCGGGCCCGGTTATCCAGTGGGACAACGGAGCGACCAATATGAACCAGTTCTGGAAACTCACGAAGATAGGCGAAAACACCTACACATTCACCAACATAGCAAACGGGCTGAACCTCGGTATAAGCGACGACGGACAGCCGGGTAAAGCAGCTCTCCAGCTTACCGCCGATTCGACCAGTGCCAGACAACACTGGACACTGCGCCGGTCCAACCTTAAAATAGACAAGGAAGCCCTACGTGGCTCCAGCGACAAGGATTGGGAGAACGAAACCATCTTTGCTGTCAACAAGGAACCGGGGCATACGACTTATGTCCCCTTCCCCTCCGTAGAAAGCCTGAAAAGTTCGCCCGACTACCGCAAAGCCTGGCTTCGCCCGAACTCGCCGCGTTACCAGCTGTTGAACGGCAACTGGAAATTCAATTGGGTGAAACAGCCGTCCGAACGTCCGGTCAATTTCTATAAACCGAATTACGATGTTTCCGGCTGGAAAGAAATTCCGGTTCCTTCCAATTGGGAAATGTACGGATACGGCACGCCGATTTATACGAATATCACCTATCCGCATCGCAACAATCCTCCTTTTATACAGGGTAAGAAAGGATATACGATCATGGACGAACCGAACCCTGTCGGTTCTTACCGCCGTGACTTCAATATCCCCGACGACTGGAAAGGGAGTGAAATCTTTATCCATTTCGACGGTGTCTACAGCGCCATGTATCTTTGGGTAAATGGAAAGAAAGTCGGTTACAGCCAAGGAGCAAACAACGATGCCGAGTTCAACATCACCCGATACGTGAAGCCGGGAAAGAACATCTTGGCAGTCGAAGTGTACCGCTGGAGCGACGGTAGCTACTTGGAAGACCAGGATATGTTCCGCTTGAGCGGTATCCATCGCGATGTTTATCTGTTCGCAACTCCCAAACTGCGTTTGCGCGATTACTATCTGACCGCTTCATTTGCTGGGGATGACCTGAGCAAAGCGACATTCAATGTCCGTACCAACGTGACGAACTATGGAAAGGCGGTGGACGAAGCGGTTGTCGACATCACGCTGCTGGACCAGGACGGCAAGCAGGTGGCCTTTATATCCGATGTTGTCGAAGACATCAGGAAGGGACAGGAAGCGGTCAGCACGGCCAGCGTTGAAGTCAAGAACCCACATCTCTGGTCTGCCGAAACTCCCTACCTCTACACAACGATACTGGAACTGAAAGACAAGACGGGCAAAACACTCGAAGCGATGTCTTCACAATTCGGTTTCCGTAAAATCGAGATCAAGAATAAGCGGGTATATATCAACAACGAGCAGGTCTTCTTCAAAGGGGCCAATCGCCACGACATCCATCCGCAACATGGAAAAGCGGTTCCAGTCGAGTCGATGATCGAGGATATATTGCTTTTCAAACGCTATAACCTGAATACGATCCGTACGAGCCATTATCCGAACGACGCCAAGATGTACGCATTGTACGATTACTATGGCCTCTATGTGATGGACGAAGCAGATATAGAATGTCATGGCAACCATTCGATCAGCAACAAGGAAAGCTGGTTGCCCGCCTACGTAGATCGTATGGTCCGCATGATCGAGCGCGACAAGAACCACCCGTCCGTCATTTTCTGGTCTATGGGTAACGAGTCCGGAGACGGCAAGAACTTCGACACCGTATATGAAGAAGCACGCAAGCTCGATCCGCGTCCGATCCACTACGAAGGTAAGAACCGGATCGCCGATATGGATTCCCGTATGTATCCTTCCATCGAGTCAATGAAGCAACAGGATGAGGAAAAGAGCGAAAAACCGTTCTTCCTTTGCGAATATGCACACGCGATGGGGAATGCGATCGGCAACCTCGACGAATATTGGGATTATATCGAAAACCATTCCCACCGTATGATAGGCGGTTGTATCTGGGACTGGGTGGACCAAGGTATCAACAAATATAGCGAACTGCCTGACCGTTACTACTTCGGCGGTGGTTTCGGCGACAAACCGAACGATTTCGATTTCTGCTGTAACGGTATCGTAACTCCCGACCGCCAAGTGACTCCCAAATTGATCGAAGTGAAGAAAGTATACCAATACATCAAATTCAAACCGGTAGACCTCAAGGCCGGCAAGGTGAAGCTGGAAAACCGCTATGACTTCCTGAATCTGGATCAGTTTGATTTGCAATGGCAGTTGTTGAAAGACGGCCAAGTAGTCGAATCGGGCATACTGCCTTTAGGCGATACAGCCCCAAACAAAGATATCGAAGTGACGATTCCTTATAAAACAGCTTTGAATACCGGCAGTGAATACTTCCTTAACTTGTCAACCCGGTTGAAAAAGGATTGCAACTGGACGAATGCCGGACACGAAGTGGCATCCGAGCAATATCCGCTGACCGAAAAGATTGCGGTAGTTCCTGTCGACATGGCTTTCAACGACACGCTGAAAGTGGAAGAAGAAAAAGGGCAGATCGGTTTCCGCGCTCCGGGATTCTTCATCGCTTTCAATCCGGAGACAGGCAAGATGGTTTCTTTGCGTTATGCCGGTACAGATATGATCTATAACAAGGAAGGTTTCGATTTCAATTGGTTCCGAGCAATAGACAATGACAAACGGGATTATCTGCCGACCACCGTCAAAAAGCAGGCATTCGACTGGAAACAGGCTGCCGACAAAAAGTCGGTTACCATTACCACGAGCTTGGAAGCGACCGTAGGAAGCGGAGCCAAAAAGGTGGTACTGCCATTCGACATCACCTATACGGTCTATGCAAACGGTACAGTCGATGTGGACGCGACTTTCAAAGCTGGTGACGACTTTAACCTGCCTCGCCTCGGCCTTCAGATTGCCTTGAACCCGACACTCGAAAAGGTGGAATGGTACGGACGCGGCCCGATTGAAAACTATTGGGACCGCAAAAATGCAGCCTATGTCGGCCTGTACAAAAACACCGTGACCGGAATGGAAGAAGCCTACGTGCGTGCCCAGTCGATGGGTAATCGCGACGATGTACGCTGGCTGACACTGAAAAGCCTCGATAACCAGGGTATCCGGATCACGTCCAAAGATCACCTGAATTTCAGTGCGCTTCATTTCACCGACTCGGAACTGTGGGGACTGACCTATGGGCACGACCTCGACAATATCCGCCGTGCGGAAGTGATCCTAAGTCTCGACTGCATCCAGCGTGGCATCGGAAACGGCAGCTGCGGCCCAGGCCCGCGCCCGCATTATGAGATTGAAAAAAACAAAGACTATAGCTACTCATTCCGTATCGAGAACGCAAAGTAG